One segment of Miscanthus floridulus cultivar M001 unplaced genomic scaffold, ASM1932011v1 os_2617_2, whole genome shotgun sequence DNA contains the following:
- the LOC136535227 gene encoding uncharacterized protein: MAGAPRVRSLNIAVPEAEARPVLVPGGNKARSGPANARKPSPKPLRKAAEPAAAGTPEKCVAATTKAEEGAKRNAVGGGGSGAPKGASPVPSPRRTPPGPPSRRSDAQLLHPSLPLSASSCSSDTSAESGPTAASKQGKAVGKAAESKLVVVEFVVPVTPEVVEGKRRCAWATPTTDACYVTFHDEEWGVPVHNDRRLFELLVLSGALAELTWPAILKRRQLFREIFMEFDPAAVSKINEKKLVAPGSTAHSLLSEQKLRAVLENARQILKIVDEFGSFDRYCWGFLNHKPIVSKFRYPRQVPVKSPKADIISKDMMRRGFRGVGPTVIYSFMQAAGLTNDHLVSCFRFEQCNAIPTLCTSDIDRVNMKADPKKDEMATKIYCEEITTNPETPRTIDALIVS, translated from the exons ATGGCCGGGGCGCCGAGGGTCCGGTCCCTGAACATCGCGGTTCCGGAGGCAGAGGCGAGGCCGGTGCTGGTGCCGGGGGGCAACAAGGCCAGGTCGGGCCCGGCTAACGCCCGGAAACCGTCGCCGAAGCCCCTGAGGAAGGCGGcggagccggcggcggcggggacgccAGAGAAGTGTGTGGCCGCCACGACCAAGGCGGAGGAGGGTGCAAAGAGGAATGCAGTCGGCGGGGGCGGAAGTGGCGCGCCCAAGGGTGCGTCCCCTGTGCCGTCGCCACGGCGCACACCGCCTGGGCCGCCGTCGAGGAGGAGCGACGCGCAGCTCCTGCATCCGAGCTTGCCGCTCAGCGCGTCGTCTTGCTCCTCGGATACCTCCGCGGAGTCGGGGCCGACGGCTGCGTCGAAGCAAGGCAAGGCTGTGGGTAAGGCGGCAGAGAGCAAGCTCGTCGTGGTGGAGTTTGTTGTTCCGGTGACACCAGAGGTTGTGGAAGGGAAGAGGAGGTGCGCGTGGGCGACTCCAACCACTG ATGCTTGCTATGTCACTTTCCATGATGAGGAGTGGGGGGTTCCCGTGCACAATGACAG GAGATTGTTTGAGCTACTTGTACTATCTGGTGCATTGGCTGAGCTTACATGGCCTGCAATTCTTAAGAGGAGGCAACTTTTCAG GGAAATTTTCATGGAGTTCGACCCTGCTGCTGTCTCTAAAATAAATGAGAAGAAGCTTGTGGCACCTGGAAGCACTGCCCATTCTCTTTTGTCAGAGCAAAAGCTCCGAGCTGTCCTTGAGAATGCTCGCCAGATACTAAAG ATTGTTGATGAATTTGGATCCTTTGATCGGTACTGCTGGGGTTTTCTGAACCACAAGCCTATAGTGAGCAAGTTCCGATATCCAAGACAAGTTCCTGTCAAGAGCCCGAAGGCAGATATAATCAGCAAAGACATGATGAGAAGGGGATTCCGAGGTGTGGGCCCAACGGTCATATATTCCTTCATGCAGGCTGCAGGTCTAACAAATGATCACCTGGTCAGTTGCTTCCGGTTCGAACAATGCAATGCCATTCCAACTCTTTGCACGAGTGACATTGACAGGGTAAACATGAAGGCAGATCCGAAAAAAGATGAGATGGCAACGAAGATTTATTGTGAAGAGATTACCACAAACCCAGAGACGCCAAGGACGATTGATGCTCTTATCGTTTCGTAG
- the LOC136535226 gene encoding ethylene-responsive transcription factor 9-like — protein MAAAQDSGKTASATAATAASHGRRFVGVRQRPSERWVVEIKDSAQRVRLWQGTFDTVDEAARSYDEAARALHGENTRTNFTDRAGRHGGGTARARLSKNLQHVMAWVVAAGRATACAGVGDQFALAAITAG, from the coding sequence ATGGCGGCGGCACAAGACAGCGGCAAGACAGCTAGTGCCACCGCGGCGACAGCAGCGTCCCACGGGCGCCGCTTCGTTGGCGTCCGGCAGCGGCCGTCCGAGCGGTGGGTCGTGGAGATCAAGGACTCGGCGCAGCGCGTCCGCCTGTGGCAGGGCACGTTCGACACGGTCGACGAAGCAGCCCGCTCCTACGACGAGGCAGCCCGCGCGCTGCACGGGGAGAACACCCGCACCAACTTCACGGACCGCGCCGGCCGGCATGGCGGCGGCACGGCCAGGGCCAGGTTGAGTAAGAACCTGCAGCACGTGATGGCGTGGGTGGTTGCCGCGGGCAGGGCCACAGCGTGCGCGGGGGTGGGCGACCAGTTCGCGCTCGCCGCGATAACAGCTGGCTGA